The Vicinamibacteria bacterium genome segment GACGATTCCTGGGTCTCGGCCGCCCTGGGCGAGGGGATCCTCAACACCGACGAGGTCGAGCGCCACCCCCTGCGCAACGTCATCACCAAGGCAGTGGGAGCCAAGGACTCGATCGAGCTCGAGGTAGTGGAGCACAAGCTCCTGAACGGGGACGTGGCCCTGCTTTGCTCCGACGGCCTTCACGCCATGATCAGCGACGAGCAGATCCACCAGGCCCTCACCCCCTTCCCCCCCACCCTGCAGGACGCCGCGCGCAAGCTCATCGACGCCGCCAACGAGGCGGGCGGAAAGGACAACGTCACCGTCGTCCTCTTGCGCTTCACCGAGTGATGGCCGGGGCGACCCCGGTCTGACCGGGCGGGGAGGGGAGGAATGCCCAGCCTAGGCCGCTACGAAGTACTCGGCAAGCTGGGGGAAGGGGCTATGGGGGTCGTCTACCGGGCCAGGGACAAATCCCTGGGCCGGGTAGTGGCCCTCAAGATGCTCTCCGCCGATCTCGGCGCCGACGACGAACTCCACCAGCGTTTTGAGCGGGAGGCGGTGGCCATCGGCCGCCTCAACCATCCCAACATCGTGACCGTGTACGACCTCGGGGAGTCCGAGGGTCACCTCTTCATGGCCATGGAGCTCCTGGAAGGAGATGACCTCCGGGCCCTGATCGAGCGCCAGGTGGACATCCCCCTCGCGGACCGGGTGCGCGTGATGGGCCAGATCTGCGAGGGGCTCGGCTACGCCCACGGCAAGGGCGTCGTGCACCGCGACGTGAAGCCGGCAAACATCTTCGTCACCTCGGGGGGACAGGTCAAGATCCTCGACTTCGGCTTGGCCCGGGTGGCCACGACCGACACCATCACCCGGGCGGGCGTCATCATGGGCACCCCGGACTACATGTCCCCCGAGCAGGCCACGGGTCGGCCCCTCGATCAGCGCACCGACATCTTCTCGGCGGGCGCCGTCTTCTACGAGTTTCTGACCCTCCAGAAGCCGTTCAAGGGGAAGACCCTCCACAGCGTCCTCTACCAGATCCTCTCCGAGGAGCCGGAAGCGGTCCTGACCCTGAATCCCGAGCTTCCCGCGCGCGTGGCCCTCCTTGTCCACCGCATGCTCCGCAAGGACCCCGACCGCCGGTACCCGAGCATGGAAGACGCGGGCCGGGAGGTACAACGGATCCACGCCGCCCTCCGGCGCTCCGGATCCCGGTCCGCCCTGCCCGTGGCCGCACCTCCCCTGAGCGAGGAGAGGCGTGGCAGGGTACGGGACCACCTCACCCGCGGGCGGGGACATTTCGAGGCCGGCCACTGGAAGCAGGCGGCGGCGGAGATGAGCGAGGCCCTGGCTGTCGATCCTGACTGCGGGGAGGCGGCGGAGTTGCTGTGGGGTGCGGGCCGGAGGCTGGTGGGGGGGGGCCGGCCGGAGCCGCCCCCCGACCCCGAAGCGGAGGCGCGGATCGTAGCCCTCCTCGCCCGCGCTGCTCCCGGCCGCCCCCCGGACGAGGCCCGCCGCGCCCTGGCCGAGCTGGCCCTGGTGGCCCCCGACGACGTTCGTCTGGCTGACCTCGTCCGCGAGAGGTCGGGCCGTGACCGCGACCATTGACACCCCCGGCTTCGAGCCCTACGATCCCGGGGGGTCCTTGGAAGAGGCCCAGCCAATGAGCGCTCTGCAGGACCGAGAGAAACGGGTCGCCCTGAACCTGCAGGTGGAGGTGAAGGGGGAGGACACGGGCGGGCTCACCTTCGAAGAGGCCACCCGGAGCCTCAACATCAGCGGAGGCGGCATCTGCTTCGAGAGCGGGCAGAAACTGGTGGTGGGATCGCGCCTCCTGCTGCTGATCGAGCTCCCCCCTCCCCTGCGCAAGCACTTCGGTAACCGTCCCCTTTATCGCGCCCGGGCGGTGGTGTGCCGGGTCGAGCACTTCGAGGGGCAGGCCGTCTCCCGCATCGGGGCCCGCTTTCTTGGCGAGGTGGAGGCCTAGGTCAGGGGGCACAGGCGCGCCAACGGTGCTATAATCCGCGGGCTTTGGAGGTTGCCGTTGCCTCCCGCGAGTGAGCCTCCCCGGGGAAGGTTGCGCCCTAGCCGGCGCGGATAGCGCCGGGCGGCGGTTTTTGGGGCACGGGCGGGAGGCGGCCGGCGTGGCCTTCGACCTAAGGGCGACCCGGTCAGGGACACGCGGGGTACCGGCCCCCACGGGATCGGGTCAAATGCCGTGTCCCCTGGACCCGCCCGGGGGGGAGGCGGTTCTCATCCGGGCGTGGAGCGGGCCACGCGAGCGGCTGGACGGCGAGAGGGCTCGGTCTGACTCGGGCCGTCGCGAGGAAGGAGATAATCCGAGGTGAACATGACGTCGACGCGTGAGGAAGAGAAGCCGTGGAAGACCGACCTGGCCCGCAGATCCGCCCTCCGGCGCGAGCAGGTGCTCCGTGAGGTCGAGGAGGCGGTCCGGAAGGCCTCCTCCTTCGAGGACGGGCTGCGCCAGGCGGTGGAGATCATGAAGAGGCGGTTCGCGCGCTACTCCGCGATCACGGCCTACGTGGCCGACGGCGAGGATCTTGCCGTGCATACGTCTCTCGAGCGTCCGCAGGGGCCGGAGCGGGTCTGGTCGGGGGGCGGGCCCCTGGCAGAGGCCGCCCAAGGCCAAGCACCCACGGTGGTCGCGGACCTGAGCGCGGTCCCGGGCTGGGCGAGCGTGGGACTGGCCACGGGCAGCGCCATGGTGGCGCCGGTCCGGACCGAAGCCGGGCTCTGGGCCATCCTCGAGATCTGGAGCGACTTCCGGGACGCCTTCACCGTCCACGACGTGAAGCTCATGAGCCGGGTGGCGGTCGCGCTCGCCAAGAAGACCCCGGCCGCCTGAGCGTGCCCGCCCCCGCGGCCCCCGGTCCCTCCGCGGAACCTCGCCTGCGGGGCATCGTCCCTCCCCTGGTCACCCCCTTCCTTGCCAACGGCGACCTCGACCTCGCGTCTTTCGAGGCCAACCTGGAGTCCTACGCGCGCGAGGACCTTGGGGGTTACGTGGTCCTGGGCTCGAACGGCGAGGCGACCTTCTTGGAGGAGGACGAGAAGCTGGCCCTCATCCGCGCCGCACGCCGGCGGGCCGGAACCCGGCTCCTCCTGGTGGGGACGGGCCTGGAGAGCACGCGCGCCACCATCGCGTTCACGCGCAAGGCCGCGGACGCGGGAGCCGACGCCGCCCTCGTGGTCACCCCCCATTACTACAAGTCGAGGATGACGGCGGAGGCTCTGCAGCGGCACTTCGAGGCGGTGGCGGATGCATCGCCCGTTCCCATCTACCTCTACTCCATCCCATCCTTCACCGGTCTCGCTTGGCCCCCCGGCCTGGCGGGGGCCCTCGCGGCCCATCCCCGCATCGTGGGGATGAAGGAGTCCGCGGGAGACCTGGGCCTCCTTGGCAAGATCATTGCCTCCGTGCCGCCGTCGTTCGCAGTTGTCTGCGGCTCCGCGCCGGTCATGTATCCCGCTCTCTGCGTGGGCGCGGCGGCGGGGATCTTGGCCGTGGCCAACTGTGCTCCCGGTCCCGCGGCCGCCCTCTACGCCGCCTTCCGAGCGGGCGACCACGCGGAAGCGCGCCGCATACAGGAAGAGCTCACGCCGCTGAGTGTGGCCGTCACCAGCACCCACGGCATCGCGGGCTTGAAGCTGGCCTTAGATCTCGCGGGCCGACGGGGAG includes the following:
- a CDS encoding serine/threonine-protein kinase, which codes for MPSLGRYEVLGKLGEGAMGVVYRARDKSLGRVVALKMLSADLGADDELHQRFEREAVAIGRLNHPNIVTVYDLGESEGHLFMAMELLEGDDLRALIERQVDIPLADRVRVMGQICEGLGYAHGKGVVHRDVKPANIFVTSGGQVKILDFGLARVATTDTITRAGVIMGTPDYMSPEQATGRPLDQRTDIFSAGAVFYEFLTLQKPFKGKTLHSVLYQILSEEPEAVLTLNPELPARVALLVHRMLRKDPDRRYPSMEDAGREVQRIHAALRRSGSRSALPVAAPPLSEERRGRVRDHLTRGRGHFEAGHWKQAAAEMSEALAVDPDCGEAAELLWGAGRRLVGGGRPEPPPDPEAEARIVALLARAAPGRPPDEARRALAELALVAPDDVRLADLVRERSGRDRDH
- a CDS encoding dihydrodipicolinate synthase family protein — translated: MPAPAAPGPSAEPRLRGIVPPLVTPFLANGDLDLASFEANLESYAREDLGGYVVLGSNGEATFLEEDEKLALIRAARRRAGTRLLLVGTGLESTRATIAFTRKAADAGADAALVVTPHYYKSRMTAEALQRHFEAVADASPVPIYLYSIPSFTGLAWPPGLAGALAAHPRIVGMKESAGDLGLLGKIIASVPPSFAVVCGSAPVMYPALCVGAAAGILAVANCAPGPAAALYAAFRAGDHAEARRIQEELTPLSVAVTSTHGIAGLKLALDLAGRRGGAVRAPLLPLPPPAREELKGLLARAEAACPR
- a CDS encoding PilZ domain-containing protein; amino-acid sequence: MTATIDTPGFEPYDPGGSLEEAQPMSALQDREKRVALNLQVEVKGEDTGGLTFEEATRSLNISGGGICFESGQKLVVGSRLLLLIELPPPLRKHFGNRPLYRARAVVCRVEHFEGQAVSRIGARFLGEVEA
- a CDS encoding GAF domain-containing protein; the protein is MTSTREEEKPWKTDLARRSALRREQVLREVEEAVRKASSFEDGLRQAVEIMKRRFARYSAITAYVADGEDLAVHTSLERPQGPERVWSGGGPLAEAAQGQAPTVVADLSAVPGWASVGLATGSAMVAPVRTEAGLWAILEIWSDFRDAFTVHDVKLMSRVAVALAKKTPAA